The genomic interval GTTAATTGGACCTCTTCGTTGCTCTTGATAGTTCCCTTTGTATCCCAAAAATTTAGTAGTAATGATAGGGAACTGTATCTTGTATTTGATGTAAGATTGCCAAGTATGTTAGTAGAACTTTCTCTATTAGGCCATCTGGTATACTTTTGTCTTACAAATTAAGCTATGACTCCCAACATTACATTTCTTGGTTCTAGGATGCTGCTTTACAGCCTTCCTTGGTGATAGTTTATTTCGGCGGTAACGATTCAATGGGGCCTCATTCATCTGGCCTTGGCCCTCATGTACCACTTCCTGAATACATTGAGAACATGAGAAAGATTGTGACTCATCTTCAGGTACTTGCTTCACATACCAATTGATACAACGTTGCCGTGTTTCATGTTTGAAGCAAATGTAAGACTGTGTAGTAAGATAGAATCAGATACTTAAAAAACAACTTGTCCAATTTGATTCTTGGATTTTTATGTCGTTATCGTTTCtattctgggaaaatgttttaccaGCTCCTAGAAACTGCACAGGGAAAAAGGGATTTACTTTTAACTTCATTGATCTATATAAAAAcgaataagatgaaatattcaCCTCTTCCAAGTAAATgtctttaatctttattttaatgACGAGAAAGGTAGATTCAAGTTATTTTGGTTTCTACCTACTACGTTGATGTTGTCGTTGATTATCCTCAAATTTTGGTATACCCCACTCATATCCCGTTGCAAATTTGTATAACAGAGCCTTTCAAAGCAAACTCGCGTTATTGTTTTAAGTTGTCCTCCTGTCAATGAGGCTAAGATTCGTGAAAACAAAAGGTGCTCTCATGCATATCTTGAATATGCTGCTTCTTGGTTTTTGAATGGTAGTGCCATTTTTAAAACTGGCGTTCTTTCTTAAACCAGTGAGTTTTTAAGTGAGGTTCTTAGGACAAATGAGTTATGCCAAAGTTACTCAGAAGCTTGTATAGAGCTGTGCCAAGAAATGGGTGTGAAGGTTGTCGATCTTTTTACTGCACTTCAGAAAAGAGATGATTGGATGGAAGCTTGCTTCACGTAAGTTTACTTGCCCATAATTCTTGTTCTGCCAACACCATCAACTTCTACGTCTTAATTGTTATAGTTATGACTGAATCCTGCAGTGGAACTTCTTATAATTACTGTTAATACGATTTATATGCAGTTAGACTTATTGACTCTGGAGTTGAGTGTTTGAGAGGAGTCTTTCCAACGCTGaaactcaaaattcaaaaccaatGCCTTAATTATTCTGTTTATTGATTCTGATTTGACTGTGGAAGTTAGTGTCAAAGACctctcaattttaattttatttttatttgttatactTTTTTCAGAGATGGGATTCATTTATCAACTGAAGGGAGAAAGACAGTTGTTGGGGAGATACTGAAGGTGATCAAGGAAGCTGACTAGCAGCCATGTCTACACTGGAAGTCTATGCTGACAGAATTTGCTGAGGATTCCCCGTATGATCTTGTTGCTGCTGATGGAAAGACAACCTTGAATCCCTCGGACTGGACATACTACTTGGAGAATCAGTGGGACTAGTTTGCAGAATCAAACATAAAcgataataataatacatatctctctctctctctctctctctctctctctccatgtgcgtgtgtgtctatatatatatatatatgtgttgtaaaactaaagaaaagtaaCAAGAAAATTGAAGGAGTACAATATATGAAACTAGTTTTTCAAgaattcaatattatttctctcaacaTTCTTATTGTATATCTATCAAAACTGCTCCTCAAAACTCCATTTTATAGGTATGAGAGGATACATCATATTAAATAGATACATGAACTTAGGGAATGACAATACATTAATCAAATTGAAAATGGAAATACATGAATAGGTAAGAATTATAATGGTCATCCATCAAATATATGAAATGTGTTTTACTATATTCATGTATTTACAACACTCCCTCTTGGTTGactatacacaaaaaaaaatgtcttgTTAAAATCTTGTCAAGAAAAAACTCTATGGAAAAAATCAATGGCGAAAGAAAATAGTACAATATTCTTATATACCTCGAAATATTTTAGGATTGCCTTGTTAAAACCTTGCAAAGGAAAACCCATTGGGAAAAACTttagtgaaagaaaaataatacaatcCATATGATCATTTTCTCCCATTCAAAAGTATGTAGAGCTtcaatatttataatgaaagaTTTTTGAGTTGAAACATTCCAATGTCGCTTACCAACTTGTAGTTGGTAATACTTTAGTGAATGGATATGCTAAATTATCACATGCTCGTATTTGCTTGACATTAATATCATCGTTCTTCTTAAATTCATGTGATACAAGTAacattatcttcatatattgTTGTTAGGCTCTTGATCCTAGATAATCCACACTGATCTTGAATGTGTTAAATTACTGATCTCATCCAAATACACTTTATGCTTGCTCCATGAATTACTATAATCTTTGAGCAGTTGGAAGAATAGCAACTAATGATTACTTAACAGATCTCCATGAAATAGATGTACCTATTGAAGTGAAAATGTATCCTATTTGTGATCTTTTTTTATGCGAATCGTAAAGGAAATCCAAATCTGCATAACCAACTAATTGATAATTTGATCATTCTGGATAAAATAATTCTATGTCAAATGTTCTACGAAGGTAGCGTAGAATATCTTTGACCCCACTATAGTGCCTTCGAGTTAATGCAGAATTATATCTTGTTAGTcagtttattaaaaatataatatctagTTGTGTGCAATTTGCATGATACATCAACGCACCAATGCACTTAGATATAGTACTTCAAGATCAAGAATTTCTTCATTATGTTCTCAATGGTGAAATgagtatttttcaaatcaagTGATCTAACAATCATTTGGAGTACTTAAAAGATGAGTTTTATCCCGCCGATCTACAGGGACAATGTGGAGCTGTGCCAAAAAGCTTTACATGTGACCCTCACGCGCGGCTTGTTTTCGCGCATAGTTTTCACGCGTCGCCGTGCTCTGACGCCTCCGATAGCTACACATGTCATACCAGCAGATTCCCCACGCCGAGATCTTCTAGATCTGGCCTAACCCATCTCCATTCCACCGACATGTGGTTGCCATGCGCTATCACAAATTCGTGGAAAAGCAAATGATCGGCCGAAGATCAATCCACCTGATGCTTTATTTTCCACTATGTTATCGCTTTTCCTAACtgttaattttgaaaaagagactATGAATCTCTCAAAAAATACCTCAAGACAACAAACTACAATGCATCCACCACTTTCACTGCTTCCAGTGGTGGTTCTATAGTTTGCATTTTTTTGCGAACTGCTTATTTTCGTTTTTTAAGATGACATCCTCTTTGTAAAACATGGGTGGAGACCAATAAATTGGTTCAAAAAATCcgcttttattttctttttcttttttccaccaCTTTGTACTGTTATTGTTCTGGGGTGTTTATTGGGGAACCCCACCGACTCCTTATATACCATCTCTTCTACTTTGAATGGAGTCTTGTTATATACAAGTGGTTTGGTGCACTAAAGCGCATACCGACGCTgacatgactttttttattgaaacaaaaaaaataaaataaattttgagaaaagaaaagatccTCCATCTTATAATGAAAATCATTTCCATATTCAATTCTCACCGTTTTATTAAATGAATGTCTTATATGTCAGTATTAATGTGTGATTTGGCTgggtttgggtagtgagaatacctgagaagtgttgagaatgtttgtgaatagtagtgaaaaagtaataataaaatattgaatagtagtaaaaagtaggtgaagaataatgaataataaaaaataggtaaaaaataattataaagtaaaaaatagcattgagagtacttgagaaaatgttgaatcaagCGCCTGGTTCAAAAGGCTTACCCACGTCGTTTTTCACacgtttactttttttttttcttaacgaaacacaccgtttcatttccctctccctctccatttcattccctctctttctccctcgaAATTTCGTTTCCCCTTGCTCtccctccatctccatctccctctccattttgtttcctcctccctctccctttccaTTTCATAACTCTATATCCATCCCTCTCCATCTCCATCCGTCCAGTTCGTAACCCAACCTAATTCAAATTGATATCTTTGAAATCTAAAAGGAGCATCAAGGTTGACTTGTGATTGGAGGTAATTTCTTGTTTTCTGCTTATCCACAAGTTTTTAGCTCACCGCTTAACCTTGttttagtaatttattattataatatccAATGGATCTAGACTTCATCTCAATCTCTGCAACTCTCAAAATTCCATGTTTTTAAGATATTATTCTTTGCAAATTTAAGTTCCCTTCTGCAAAACTCATCTTGCGAACCTCTCTGAAATTGTGTATTATTCTCATCTGGCAAGACTCGTTTGGCGAACCTATCTGAAATTTAAGGTATTATTCTCTACAAGAccctctctcttgctctcaaACTCCGAAAGGTGGGTTGAGGTTCTCTTGCAAACTCCTGACATCGCAGAAAGACCCAGATCCGCCAATTTCTCCGTAGATGTCAATAACCCAAGGTGAGCCCCTCTCCAtctcaatctctctccctctctatggATTTGGGATTGGTAAATTTtcgtcttccttttttttttttttttttttgttcgtttATCATTTTGGCTTTGAGGAATTGTTGGCAGTTTCATGGTTTAAGCTTTGTCGCGATGTGCTTTTCTCTTCTCTGAAATTGTGTATTTGCTTTACATTTAAGAGAACACTACTATGGTATAATCTCTCCAGTTTAGAATGAAGCAAACCAAATTGGCGAAGAAACTAGAGAGGATACAGCCATTTGAACCACTACTTTTGCTCTTCCATCAAAAACCATTTTACGATTGGAACTGAAAGAAAAACATCTTACCtgagttattattatttttttttttggaattaaaaGTGGAACAAAACTGAAATCCAAGTGAAGTTGGAGCCTCGAGCATTCCCAGTGTAGATGACTGTCACCCCCTAAAAGAATACTACACCAACTACCTGCTGCTTACTTCAATTTTTTCAGTTAATTGTCTAGGTTAGTGCTTTGGATATGTAAAATTCAAGGATTCTTCTTGCATTAGATATTACTTCTAGggttgtaaatttaaattggaaaatcggtccggaaccggtccggttccggttttaggatttttcggaccggaccgattgataaaaaatatataaaaaataatatttgtatatataagttttatacaaaatattttatatatattaatatatatatataagttttatatataatgtataattataaatttttatgtgaaatttttatatataatatatataattatatatattcatatatgaaataatttcatattataatttataaattattacataaaatgttaatactaatatataagtttataactaatactaatatataactatactaatagtctaatattaatactattatatagtctaatatattatttagctatactaatatataagtttataactatttaactaatactaatagtctaatatagactatagttatggttatactaatatagttatactaaatcactataactaatactaatatataactatactagtaggctaatattaatactattagactagtctaatatattatatagctatactaatatataagtctataactatttaactaatactaatagtttaatatagactatagactatagttatatacttatattaatatagttatatcaaatcattataactaatactaatatatgactatactaataggctaatattaatactattagactatagtatattaaatgtattacaaatatatatatatatatatagttatactaaatcactatagcctattaaatgtattacaaatagttattctaatcactataactaatagtctaatactaatatttataataatattagagtctaatactatattactattagtaatataagtctaatattaatattagacttaaaGTATATGAATCACTATACtttaagtttaatattaatattattatatagtctaatatattatatagctataactattatataactaatattaatatatatactgatactaatagtctaatattaatactattctatagtctaatatattatataactacactaatatataactaatattaatatatagttatactaatagtctaatatagactatagttatacttatactaatctatattaaatcactataactattgactaatattatactaatatagttatataaatcattataagtctataacaaatttttttaataggttaaatcactataacaaaatatatataactatatatatattattattatatggtaTTAAATTACTTCCACCCCCCGCGAAAAAAAACCCTCAGATTTCGTTCCCCCCAAACCCCCTCAGATTTCGTTCCCCCCAAAACCCACACCCCCGAGTTTTACTTTCAGTTTCCCACCCCTTCCCTTCGAAACCCTAGATCCCCCACCCCCCTTCCAGGAATTGCGCCGCACGTAACAGGCTAACAGCCTCCGTCGCATCCTCCAGTCCCTCCGTCGGCgcctctctcttcctcactctccGCTTCTCTGCGGCTCACGGCCTCCATCTCTGCCCTCTCACGGCCTCTCTGCATCCAACGTTCCCGGCctcacctctcttcctcactctctcAGCGTCTCACGCAGCCGGCAACCCCTCTCTCACGTCTCTCTGCTTCGACGGTAATTTTTCTCGAGGATCTTTATTTGTCTAACATCAATACTCAATAGTGAAGCACTGAAGCTCTGTTTGTTTAATCTGCAATGATATGTTTGGGTTGCGGacttcctagttttttttttttttttctaaggacCGCGTTAGCCTAAAgttctgtttgttttgtttgattaaGCATCTGAGATTCTGAGTTGAATGAAAGCTTTCAAGTGGCTTTGCTCCATTGCATATCATCTGTTTTAAACTGATTTTATCATCTGCATGTGCATATCATTATCATCGATTCATCTGCTAGTCAAAAATCCCATTATTCTCTTGTAtgttccaaaaatgattttatcatCTGCATCTGCATATTATAACATCTCATATTGTTTTAAACTGTGAagctcaacaaaaataaataaaaataaaataaggaataataacatataagaaattactttgaaattaaCATATGCATGCAGATAGGAGACTTTCATATGTGGATCGGGTGAAGAAATTAATTGGagcttataatattaatatatatatatatatatattctagcaTATATAAACCCACTATAGCAGATGTATGTTTATAGTTAAAAGAATGGTTGTACTTGGTCTTTGACACTGAATGAAGCAAAATATAGTAGTTGGATCCTGGGCTAATGAAATGAAACGcatgatttgttaaaaaaaaaaaaaaaaaaagccatgtAGGCTGGTGTGTGAAGGTTGAGAGAATGGTAGGAGGTTGTATAGCAGGACTCaatttttttgataacatgCTTGTTGAAATTCCCCCCTGCGGATAGTGGTAGtttgtcaaaatttgaaatccttCGGAGTATGTGAATTTCATCGCAATTAGGTTTTCTTCTATATCCAAAAAACTAATCCACGTGTTTTTAGATCAAGGCCAATACTCATTTTGTAATTTAACTGAAAAACAAGTTTAAATACATAATTGGGCTATTAGATTTTAATAAACTTCAGAAACAGTTTTTGGGTGCAAAATCTTGTAAGGATTGGGAATTCTTGTAATGTTTTGCTTTAGCTTTATCTTTTTTTAGCTTGTATCTAGGTATTTCTATTGTACACTTCCTGTGTACCTGGCTTTGCCTATTTACTTGAATAAAGTTtcttattacctataaaaaaaaaaaatttactggTGTTATTTTATCGCAGAGTTTAATTTTGGATCTTGCtagatataatattttcttttatttgccTTTGCAGTTTTTAACTTGTTCGGTAAAAGAGGTTTTAATGTGACTGTTGGTTGGGAGCTTCAAAAACGGCAATTGGGTCCTTAGTAAGCTGTCTCTCATGAGCTGAGATAAACGATACGAGTGACAAAAAAAGGTTTCAAGAATGGGAAAATTCTATGACATGGATGATATTATTACGGATGAAGAGGTTAACACTTGTGTCATCCCATGCTGGATAGTTTTGCTTCCAACCATTTCaatttcttaatataattaTGTGTTCTGCTTTTGCACATAGGTTGTCTCGATTGTGTTTGAAAAGGcagcatgtggagtgggaatcgATCCAAGTTCCGAAACTGACAGTGTAATTTTTTCTATAGAAACTGGAGTTGAGTGAGTGGTTGCTCAAATAGTGTTTCTGATACTTTCTTTTACGTTTTCTCCAGGTTGAAGTGGGTTCAAAGGTAGAGCTGCCTTTTTGGCTTGCACACGAGTTGCAACTGAGACAAGCAGTATCAATGAATATTCCCACTTGTTTCAATCAAAAGTAAGATCATAATAAAGTTGGGTGTCATTTCTAGTCCCATTTTAAAGTTGTAATATGAGAGCTTATATAATGACTAAACTATAGGAGAAGCATATTGCATGCTGTATTGTGGTAAATGTGTAGAGGGATTGGACCTTTGTTGTAAAAATCTGGCTTTTGGCTGCTGAAATTTAACTTCAAATTATGCTATGAGATCTCGGTGCTAGATCCTTAATTCTGTGGATTATTTTGTTTATCCATTGCTAATAAACAAGCATCTGCTTGTTCCGAGTTACAACCATAGTCACATCATGTAATTATTTCTTAGCCTTTGTAGGAATTTGCTTGGAACTAACCCAATTGTATTGTTGCCAACCCATCCACTATATCATGGactaatttatgaatatttttcgTGTGTTGAAACATGACACCTATAATTTACTTGTCTGTTGTTTATAACAGAACGAGGTTGGAAATACAGGCTGATTCTGCATGTGTGGATCTGAGATCTCGATGCCCATTCTTCTATGAATTTGGATGCAAGATAGCACCACTGTAAGTCTCGATGTACTCACTTTTTCTTGCTTACATTCACTTAATAATGATTGTTCTTTTTGTGGCTTTATTTAAATTGTTGCTTTCATAAAATGCATggtttaatattattcttatcatTGAACTTTTGATGGACAGCGTGGGTGTTAGAACCATTGGACCTTTGCTCCTATCTGCGTTTAAGAGCAGGTACAAGGAAGTCCTCACCAAGGCACACACTGCAGCATTTCCAGCAGCTTCCAAGCATCTAACAATTTTGACAAAAGAAGAAACTAATTGTGAGattcatttttacatattaaaaGCATTGCATCTATCCTTTTGATCACATTTTATGAAGTTACATTGATAGTCTTGTTGTTATGCTTTTGTTAGTGTATGAGGCTGCTCAATCCTCAATGACAGCCTTTAAGAGGTGGCGAATGGGTGGCCCCAGATTTCAGAGAGCTTCCGTTCTTGGTAGGAAGAGAAAATCAACTGATTAGTTACCATATCTTTCTTTATGATTAATCTCCATCACAACGGGGGCCTTGTCCGTGAGTATTTGAGATCTGTGCCCAGAGTTTGTATACATGAATGAAATATAATGTAAGATGCTAATTGAAAACACTTTAGAGAGCAGTATTTCATTGATTAACCGAAGGCCCTGAAGTAGCGTTCGAACAATATGATGTGGTTGCAATAAAGCGTTGGAGCAATATTTGATCTCCAGATGTTTGCTCATGGTAGCACAAGAAAGTTTATGTCCTGTCAAATTGTTGCCATTCCATTTCCTAAAGTACTTTTGTAGCTGTAATGACTGCTTAATTCTAGGAGGACAATAACTATGATGGTTTGCCAATCCATAAGCCTCAACCTTTTGCGTAGGGTTAACTCAAACTACTAGACTTGGAAACTATATGAACAAGCCTATAATCCGTGCATTGTGCGGAACGTTGTGTATGTTGTGTACGAGGgagagagatctagagagagatAGGGTTTTATAGTAGAGAAATTTAAAACGGTTGGCAATTTATTTTGACGAaacaatataaaagttgaattattgtTTTTGGGTGGAGTTTAGAATtggtttatatctttatatgtaaaaaaagaaatgaaacatgAAAATTACAACAATTTATAACGAAACattgtttttaaaatgattaccgttttataaacataacacttcaagattttattttttatttcaattattgcCAACAATagcctattttttttatgtagaatGTCATGTTGGAGTTATATGAAACAATATAAAGGTTGACGAAATAATATAAAGATTGAAATAGTAACTTTGGGTAGAGTCTTGAATtggtttatttctttatttgtaagaaaaaaaataaaacttaaaaattataacagtCTATAGACTTATAATTCTATATTTGATTCCGAGAACAACGgtggaaaaggaaagagagggaCAATGTTAGTATGTGTTTGTTTTTGGAAGGAAGGAAAGAGGTGGATTTAGCGAAGTCaagtttattacttttttttattaaatttgatcGATCTGTCACCAATAGTATTCTTCTTTCGCGGCAAGCTGTCATTATGTTCTATGAATGTGCTTATAATAATGATGCGacgctttttcttttttggcttttgCATCACATTGCATGCTGCCACGTATTTGTGATTACACAAATTTCATAAGGAACAATTTGGGAAGAACTAGACGGCAAGCTCCATAGTCCATAGGTCCACGGGGATAAAAATTTTAgctataaactttattttacaaaaaaattttaatgactttaattatattacttagCATTAATTtttacagttttattttttggtagtaAATTGTAAGTAtttaacctttttatttttaagcacTTTAAACCTATTATATGAAACAAATCTTgtatggttttaaattagatatgattagtagtttgcaatgatttaatataaatattattaaatatattttatgaactacTATTAATGTTTAAGAAATTTACGATTTTCTACTACGTTATATGTTAgtagtattaaattatgatttcaataatagtttataaatatatgagttttaaatatgattaagttaattttcaacatgaatttaagttgtttcgccatattttgataaaaattatattataataagttaataatatacttttaatgatattaatatttattagatttcttgtaagattgaataataatgttaattataagaaaataagcatattttaagaattttagtTTTCGTGACTAGTTTTAACAGAATGAATATAGCTCAAGTATTCtaccaaattatattttaaaagtaaaaatgtgttactagtattttaaataatttaaaatattagcaTTCGTGATTTTTCGTATTAAACTGAATATCTATAAAACTATTTCCCTAGTATGGATTAAGTAGATGGAGAGTTTTAGCAgtcattttagaagtttagtaacaTTTAGTTTTCCGTATAGGTGACAATTGGTATTCATTCGGCACGATTGTAGAAAGattcagaaaagttaaaaagttcaaaaaaagcgggattcctatgctagatttgcataaaaagaaatgaactgagattggtttgtaaaaatgtgcatgttattttaaaaagaaaatgtgaaaaacaatctcagtatatgtttttgcattcactcatgaaatatgtatgaaagagaaaagaaatgtttttgaaatgaatagtatagacatgagcaatatttgatatgtttctgaaatgtgcaaaagaacgAATATGATATCTGAgaatttttgtacatgtgatatgaaaatgacTTGGATTTGTTTTTGATCATAtgtaaatgatatgaatatgttcagcacatggtttgatatgatatgtatctgaaaaacctttggcatgacttatttgttttattctgattctgattctagttgtgatatgatgatactagtTCACATGATAtagttggtaccaacatgatatgatatgatatgagtgcacctactttggaagcaaattgattttttatgtattctttcttgtgtacacactcggggctccgagaatgaataagggtaagtttcacaatatgatactgcctggtttggctaTCGgggattgcacaaccctactactGGGGTTAAACGTGgtatatgatacgatatgatatga from Juglans microcarpa x Juglans regia isolate MS1-56 chromosome 4S, Jm3101_v1.0, whole genome shotgun sequence carries:
- the LOC121263413 gene encoding DNA replication complex GINS protein PSF3-like, with the protein product MGKFYDMDDIITDEEVVSIVFEKAACGVGIDPSSETDSVEVGSKVELPFWLAHELQLRQAVSMNIPTCFNQKTRLEIQADSACVDLRSRCPFFYEFGCKIAPLVGVRTIGPLLLSAFKSRYKEVLTKAHTAAFPAASKHLTILTKEETNLYEAAQSSMTAFKRWRMGGPRFQRASVLGRKRKSTD